One genomic region from Amycolatopsis sp. FBCC-B4732 encodes:
- a CDS encoding glycoside hydrolase family 9 protein: MTAVLAAATLGLTAGAVPASAADYERLLNGTFESGTADPWWAGSGTTARVTGGEFCTAVTGGTANGYDALSGQNGVPFEAGQQYTLNFDAHATTTQQISAVAGEAVSPYRQISREDLTVTPAKQHFTVTFTSTLDFPAAGNGQLAFWFGGQATGNTVCLDNISLVGGVVPPGGLPPTSGVRVNQESYVPGLPKRATVISDATTPLTWTLKNSAGTAVATGQTRPRGADAASGEKVHEIDFSAYETEGTGYTLTVGAETSFPFAIAANGLKQLRYDSLAFFYHQRSGIPIEAQYVGAGYARPAGHVNVAPNQGDDRVPCRSDLNCGYTLDVRGGWYDAGDHGKYVVNGGIAAWELLDEYERALRVGDASALGDGKLAIPERANGVPDILDEARWEVDFLLEMQVPDGAPDAGMVHHKIHDAQWTSLPTRPDQDSQPRRLSPPSTAATLNMAAVAAQASRLWRTVDPAYSAKLLAAAEKAYAAAKANPNKLADPNDGTGGGTYSDSTVTDEFYWAAAELFATTGKSAYRGDVTGSALYRGASFTTHGFDWASTGALGDITLALVPTDLPAADVSAIKTAITTTADSHLAQLSGMGYPAPYRTADGTYEWGSNGLVANNGVVLALAYDFTKQDKYRDGAFAALDYLLGRNPANYSYVSGHGDQPVRNVHHRFWAHELDASLPTAPPGALSGGPNSGLQDPTAARLLAGCPPQRCFVDDIQAYSVNEVAINWNSALAWLTNWTAEKSPSGADTTAPSAPGTPAVSAVSATGATVTWPAAADPESGVAGYDVVGVTGSSRKVLATVAGTSATLTGLTPSTAYTLVVVARNGAGANSADSPSARFTTLAAGGCAVTYAANTWNGGFTATVTLTNTGTTAWPSWTLKFPFSGNQKVTQGWSATWSQSGADVSATSLPWNGSVAPGRSVAIGFNGSYSGSNANPRAFTVNGVACG, translated from the coding sequence ATGACGGCGGTACTGGCCGCCGCGACGCTGGGGCTGACGGCGGGCGCCGTGCCCGCGTCGGCCGCGGACTACGAGCGGTTGCTCAACGGCACCTTCGAAAGCGGCACCGCCGACCCCTGGTGGGCCGGCTCGGGCACGACCGCCCGGGTCACCGGCGGGGAGTTCTGCACCGCCGTCACCGGCGGCACGGCCAACGGCTACGACGCGCTGTCCGGCCAGAACGGCGTGCCGTTCGAGGCCGGGCAGCAGTACACCCTGAACTTCGACGCGCACGCGACGACCACCCAGCAGATCTCCGCCGTCGCCGGGGAAGCCGTTTCGCCGTACCGGCAGATTTCGCGCGAAGACCTGACGGTCACGCCGGCGAAGCAGCACTTCACCGTCACCTTCACGTCCACTTTGGACTTCCCGGCGGCCGGCAACGGCCAGCTGGCGTTCTGGTTCGGCGGCCAGGCCACCGGCAACACCGTCTGCCTCGACAACATCTCACTCGTCGGCGGCGTCGTCCCACCCGGCGGCCTCCCGCCGACCAGCGGCGTCCGGGTGAACCAGGAAAGCTACGTACCCGGCCTGCCCAAACGGGCCACCGTGATCAGCGACGCGACCACGCCGCTGACGTGGACGCTGAAGAACTCCGCCGGGACCGCCGTGGCCACCGGGCAGACCCGGCCGCGCGGCGCGGACGCCGCGTCCGGGGAAAAGGTGCACGAGATCGACTTCTCCGCCTACGAAACCGAAGGCACCGGCTACACCCTGACCGTCGGCGCGGAGACCAGCTTCCCGTTCGCCATCGCCGCGAACGGGCTCAAGCAGCTGCGGTACGACTCGCTCGCGTTCTTCTACCACCAGCGCAGCGGGATCCCGATCGAGGCCCAGTACGTCGGCGCCGGCTACGCGCGCCCCGCGGGGCACGTCAACGTGGCGCCGAACCAGGGCGACGACCGCGTGCCCTGCCGCTCGGACCTGAACTGCGGCTACACCCTCGACGTCCGCGGCGGCTGGTACGACGCGGGCGACCACGGCAAGTACGTCGTCAACGGCGGGATCGCCGCGTGGGAGCTGCTCGACGAGTACGAGCGGGCGCTGCGCGTGGGTGACGCGAGCGCGCTGGGCGACGGCAAGCTCGCCATCCCGGAACGCGCCAACGGCGTGCCCGACATCCTGGACGAGGCCCGCTGGGAGGTCGACTTCCTGCTCGAGATGCAGGTGCCGGACGGCGCCCCGGACGCGGGCATGGTGCACCACAAGATCCACGACGCGCAGTGGACGTCCCTGCCGACGCGGCCCGACCAGGACAGCCAGCCGCGCCGGCTCTCCCCGCCGAGCACCGCGGCGACGCTGAACATGGCCGCGGTCGCCGCGCAGGCGTCCCGGCTGTGGCGGACCGTCGACCCGGCGTACTCGGCGAAACTGCTCGCCGCGGCCGAAAAGGCTTACGCGGCAGCCAAAGCGAACCCGAACAAGCTCGCCGACCCGAACGACGGGACCGGCGGTGGTACCTACAGCGACAGCACCGTGACCGACGAGTTCTACTGGGCGGCCGCGGAACTGTTCGCCACCACGGGCAAGAGCGCCTACCGCGGGGACGTCACGGGCTCCGCGCTCTACCGCGGCGCGAGCTTCACCACGCACGGCTTCGACTGGGCCTCCACGGGCGCGCTCGGCGACATCACGCTGGCCCTGGTGCCCACCGACCTGCCCGCGGCGGACGTCTCGGCGATCAAGACGGCGATCACCACCACCGCGGACAGCCACCTGGCTCAGCTCTCCGGCATGGGCTACCCGGCGCCGTACCGCACCGCCGACGGCACCTACGAGTGGGGATCCAACGGCCTGGTCGCGAACAACGGCGTCGTGCTCGCGCTGGCGTACGACTTCACCAAGCAGGACAAGTACCGCGACGGCGCGTTCGCGGCGCTGGACTACCTGCTGGGCCGCAACCCCGCGAACTACTCCTACGTCTCCGGCCACGGCGACCAGCCGGTGCGCAACGTGCACCACCGGTTCTGGGCGCACGAACTGGACGCGTCGCTGCCGACCGCCCCGCCCGGCGCGTTGTCCGGGGGCCCGAACAGCGGTCTGCAGGACCCGACCGCGGCCCGCCTGCTCGCCGGCTGCCCGCCGCAGCGCTGCTTCGTCGACGACATCCAGGCGTACTCGGTGAACGAGGTCGCGATCAACTGGAACTCCGCGCTGGCGTGGCTGACCAACTGGACGGCGGAGAAGTCGCCGTCGGGCGCGGACACGACCGCGCCGAGCGCACCGGGCACGCCTGCCGTGTCGGCGGTTTCGGCGACCGGCGCGACGGTGACGTGGCCGGCGGCGGCCGATCCGGAAAGCGGCGTGGCGGGCTACGACGTCGTCGGCGTGACCGGCTCGTCCCGCAAGGTGCTCGCGACCGTCGCCGGGACGAGCGCGACGCTGACCGGGCTGACGCCGTCGACCGCGTACACGCTGGTCGTCGTGGCCCGCAACGGAGCCGGCGCGAACTCGGCGGATTCGCCGTCGGCGCGCTTCACGACGCTCGCGGCGGGCGGCTGCGCGGTCACCTACGCGGCCAACACCTGGAACGGCGGCTTCACGGCGACGGTCACCCTGACCAACACCGGCACCACGGCGTGGCCGTCGTGGACGCTGAAGTTCCCCTTCTCCGGCAACCAGAAGGTGACGCAGGGCTGGTCGGCGACGTGGTCGCAGTCGGGCGCGGACGTGAGTGCGACGTCGTTGCCGTGGAACGGTTCGGTGGCCCCGGGCCGGTCGGTGGCGATCGGGTTCAACGGGAGCTACAGCGGGAGCAACGCGAACCCGCGGGCGTTCACGGTGAACGGGGTCGCCTGCGGCTGA
- a CDS encoding GH12 family glycosyl hydrolase domain-containing protein, whose product MKLKHALSAVLLTAAGLVAPLAGAPAAHADTLICDQYGSTTIGGRYVVMNNRWGSSATQCINVTGSGFRIQTQQGYTSGGAPLSYPAVYAGCHYGNCSPGTNLPRQLSRIGSAPSSISYTYAGGTFDASYDIWMDPTAKTNGVNQMELMIWFNRTGNVQPVGGKVGTTSIGGRGWDVWQGNNGGNDVVSYVAQSTISSWSFNVLDFVNDVDARTRVDRSWYLTSIQAGFEPWSGGVGLAVNSFSASVN is encoded by the coding sequence ATGAAGCTCAAGCACGCCCTTTCCGCGGTCCTGCTGACCGCGGCCGGGCTGGTGGCACCGCTCGCCGGCGCCCCGGCCGCGCACGCGGACACGCTGATCTGCGACCAGTACGGCTCGACGACGATCGGCGGCCGGTACGTCGTCATGAACAACCGCTGGGGCAGCAGCGCGACCCAGTGCATCAACGTCACCGGCAGCGGGTTCCGGATCCAGACCCAGCAGGGTTACACCAGCGGTGGCGCGCCGCTGTCCTACCCCGCCGTCTACGCCGGGTGCCACTACGGCAACTGCTCCCCCGGCACGAACCTGCCCCGCCAGCTCAGCCGGATCGGCAGCGCGCCCTCGTCGATCTCCTACACCTACGCCGGCGGCACCTTCGACGCCTCATACGACATCTGGATGGACCCGACCGCGAAGACCAACGGGGTCAACCAGATGGAGCTGATGATCTGGTTCAACCGCACCGGCAACGTGCAGCCGGTCGGCGGGAAGGTCGGCACCACCAGCATCGGCGGCCGGGGCTGGGACGTCTGGCAGGGCAACAACGGCGGCAACGACGTGGTGTCCTACGTGGCCCAGTCCACGATCTCGAGCTGGTCGTTCAACGTCCTGGACTTCGTCAACGACGTCGACGCCCGCACGCGCGTGGACCGCTCCTGGTACCTGACCAGCATCCAGGCCGGCTTCGAGCCGTGGAGCGGCGGCGTCGGCCTCGCCGTGAACTCCTTCTCCGCGTCGGTGAACTAG
- a CDS encoding endo-1,4-beta-xylanase, with the protein MSILDCEFSMVTPENEMKTAATQPSQAQFGFADADRIAGHYRGEIHAWDVVHEAFADGGSGGRRDSNLQRTGDDGIEVAFRTARAADASAKLCSNDHNIEDWPAAKTQGAYRMVQDFKSRGIPIDRVGFQPHFGSGGPPGSFQTTLTNFAALGVDVRLTELDIAQACWTPATRRGHVAAGQCTEFGFQATGSGTPMVAGCG; encoded by the coding sequence GTGTCTATTCTGGACTGTGAGTTCTCCATGGTGACGCCGGAGAACGAGATGAAGACGGCCGCCACCCAGCCCTCGCAAGCCCAGTTCGGCTTCGCCGACGCCGACCGGATCGCCGGCCACTACCGCGGCGAGATCCACGCGTGGGACGTGGTGCACGAAGCCTTCGCCGACGGCGGTTCCGGCGGCCGCCGCGACTCCAACCTGCAACGGACCGGCGACGACGGGATCGAGGTCGCCTTCCGGACCGCCCGCGCCGCCGACGCGAGCGCGAAACTCTGCTCCAACGACCACAACATCGAGGACTGGCCGGCCGCCAAGACCCAGGGCGCCTACCGGATGGTGCAGGACTTCAAGTCCCGCGGCATCCCGATCGACCGCGTCGGTTTCCAACCCCACTTCGGCAGCGGCGGTCCGCCGGGCAGCTTCCAGACGACGCTCACGAACTTCGCCGCGCTCGGCGTCGACGTGCGGCTCACCGAGCTGGACATCGCTCAGGCGTGCTGGACGCCCGCAACGCGGCGCGGTCACGTCGCGGCCGGGCAGTGCACGGAGTTCGGCTTCCAGGCCACGGGGTCCGGAACGCCGATGGTGGCCGGCTGCGGCTGA
- a CDS encoding TetR family transcriptional regulator has translation MSASPDLEPGARRRILDAAAEAFMAHGFANATIDDIAREVGATKGLVYYHFRSKFDIFLAVYEEAMGRVRDRVGHHAEGDGTGRERLVAMAVAHAVNLMEDLAYHHVVHQAVRGQVATALKPRQRDTLQELNGLRGAYEQLFRGVVADGIADGSLREVDAALATRTLLSNLNAIDTWYHRIPGQDPAELRELAGRIVDLLIGGLAGS, from the coding sequence GTGAGTGCGAGCCCGGACCTCGAGCCCGGTGCGCGGCGGAGGATCCTCGACGCCGCGGCCGAGGCGTTCATGGCGCACGGGTTCGCCAACGCCACGATCGACGACATCGCACGCGAGGTGGGCGCCACCAAAGGCCTGGTGTACTACCACTTCCGCTCGAAGTTCGACATCTTCCTCGCGGTGTACGAGGAGGCCATGGGCCGCGTCCGCGACCGCGTCGGGCACCACGCCGAGGGAGACGGCACGGGCCGCGAGCGGCTCGTCGCCATGGCGGTGGCGCACGCGGTGAACCTGATGGAGGACCTGGCGTACCACCACGTCGTGCACCAAGCGGTGCGCGGCCAGGTGGCGACCGCGCTCAAGCCCCGCCAGCGCGACACGCTCCAGGAGCTGAACGGGTTGCGGGGCGCGTACGAGCAGCTCTTCCGCGGCGTGGTCGCGGACGGCATCGCCGACGGCTCCTTGCGGGAGGTCGACGCCGCCCTCGCCACCCGCACCCTGCTCAGCAACCTCAACGCGATCGACACCTGGTACCACCGGATCCCCGGGCAGGACCCCGCGGAGCTCCGGGAGCTGGCCGGCCGGATCGTCGACCTGCTGATCGGCGGGCTCGCCGGCTCCTGA
- a CDS encoding MFS transporter: MTNARDLLHELATKKAVTRLLPVLGIAYFMSYVDRTNVALAKTALAADVGISAAAYGLGAGLFFVSYALLEVPSNLVLYRVGARAWITRIAVSWGAVSAAMVFVANDVSFYVLRLLLGAAEAGLFPAMMFMVTQWFSQKHRVTIVGLIYTAPCIAVVIGSPVGGALMELHGVAGLRGWQWMFLVEGLVTMVIGAVVWIALPSRPSDAKWLTADEAAVLTERAAGHAKASPTKLRGSLRLAFGRPTVLLLGAIYLINQSIGGGIGFNFPAYIQSLGLDSPFLIGLVAGSGGISALAGVLFFPWFKRRHGHEVALIGVCAGAVLLVLLGFLLSRNPVWSVSLLFISNFFAFGTLPLFWSVAMARLSGLVAAAGLAFINTLGITGGFIGPYVYGLIESSTDSLVAPYYVFAAAAVVALALVPLLAAAIRRDAARDLAPVPSAEQPVR; the protein is encoded by the coding sequence ATGACGAACGCACGAGACCTCCTGCACGAACTCGCCACCAAGAAGGCCGTCACCCGGCTGCTGCCGGTGCTCGGCATCGCCTACTTCATGTCGTACGTCGACCGCACGAACGTCGCGCTCGCCAAAACGGCGCTCGCGGCGGACGTCGGCATCAGCGCGGCCGCGTACGGGCTCGGCGCCGGCCTGTTCTTCGTGAGCTACGCGCTGCTCGAAGTGCCGAGCAACCTGGTCCTCTACCGCGTCGGCGCCCGCGCGTGGATCACGCGCATCGCCGTCTCGTGGGGCGCGGTGTCGGCCGCGATGGTGTTCGTGGCGAACGACGTGTCCTTCTACGTCCTGCGGCTGCTGCTCGGCGCCGCGGAGGCCGGCCTGTTCCCGGCGATGATGTTCATGGTCACGCAGTGGTTCTCGCAGAAGCACCGGGTGACGATCGTCGGGCTGATCTACACCGCGCCCTGCATCGCGGTCGTCATCGGCTCCCCCGTCGGCGGCGCGCTGATGGAGCTGCACGGCGTCGCCGGGCTGCGCGGCTGGCAGTGGATGTTCCTGGTGGAGGGCCTGGTGACGATGGTCATCGGCGCCGTCGTCTGGATCGCGCTGCCCAGCCGCCCCAGCGACGCGAAGTGGCTCACCGCGGACGAAGCCGCCGTGCTGACCGAACGCGCCGCGGGCCACGCCAAGGCGTCGCCGACCAAGCTGCGCGGCAGCCTGCGCCTCGCCTTCGGCCGCCCGACCGTGCTGCTGCTCGGCGCCATCTACCTGATCAACCAGTCGATCGGCGGCGGCATCGGCTTCAACTTCCCGGCCTACATCCAGTCCCTCGGCCTGGACAGCCCGTTCCTGATCGGGCTGGTGGCGGGCAGCGGCGGGATCTCGGCACTGGCCGGCGTGCTGTTCTTCCCGTGGTTCAAGCGCCGCCACGGCCACGAAGTCGCGCTCATCGGCGTGTGCGCGGGCGCGGTGCTGCTGGTGCTGCTGGGCTTCCTCCTCTCGCGCAATCCCGTGTGGAGCGTGAGCCTGCTGTTCATCTCGAACTTCTTCGCCTTCGGCACGCTCCCGCTGTTCTGGTCGGTCGCGATGGCGCGCCTGTCCGGGCTGGTGGCCGCGGCCGGGCTGGCGTTCATCAACACGCTCGGGATCACCGGCGGGTTCATCGGCCCGTACGTCTACGGCCTGATCGAGAGCAGCACGGACAGCCTCGTCGCCCCGTACTACGTCTTCGCCGCGGCGGCCGTGGTCGCCCTCGCGCTGGTCCCGCTGCTGGCGGCCGCGATCCGCCGCGACGCGGCCCGTGACCTGGCGCCGGTACCGAGCGCGGAACAGCCGGTCCGATGA
- a CDS encoding SGNH/GDSL hydrolase family protein: MRIALVVALLAGLMVAPAATAGPLRYVALGDSSAAGPGIPVQIDATCLRSDHDWPHVLAARLGAALTDVTCSGATTADLTGRQAGVVAPQFAALRRDTALVTLAIGANDIALGSAFVTCASPDAPVSPSCEEQYATVFPARIAATAPKIAAALEEIHRRSPAARVVVTGYLTYWRPGGCYPADPFTAADAGFIQATFDRLMTMLADQSRRHGASYVDIREPSARHGLCAGPAGRWLEGAVPASPAYPYHPNAAGMAAAAGIIGARLGSPSGTRG; encoded by the coding sequence ATGAGGATCGCGCTGGTCGTGGCGCTCCTGGCCGGGCTGATGGTGGCGCCGGCCGCGACCGCCGGGCCGCTCCGGTACGTGGCGCTCGGCGACTCCTCGGCCGCCGGCCCGGGGATCCCGGTGCAGATCGACGCGACCTGCCTGCGCTCCGACCACGACTGGCCGCACGTCCTGGCGGCCCGGCTCGGCGCGGCGCTCACGGACGTCACCTGCTCCGGCGCGACCACCGCCGACCTCACCGGGCGGCAGGCGGGGGTGGTCGCGCCGCAGTTCGCCGCGCTGCGGCGCGACACGGCCCTGGTGACGCTGGCGATCGGCGCCAACGACATCGCACTCGGGTCGGCGTTCGTGACGTGCGCGAGCCCGGACGCGCCGGTCTCGCCGTCGTGCGAGGAGCAGTACGCCACGGTGTTCCCCGCGCGGATCGCCGCCACCGCCCCGAAGATCGCGGCCGCGCTCGAGGAGATCCACCGCCGGTCCCCGGCGGCGCGCGTGGTCGTGACCGGCTACCTGACGTACTGGCGCCCGGGCGGCTGCTACCCGGCCGACCCGTTCACCGCCGCCGACGCCGGGTTCATCCAGGCGACGTTCGACCGCCTGATGACCATGCTCGCCGACCAGTCCCGGCGGCACGGTGCGTCCTATGTGGACATCCGGGAGCCGAGCGCCCGGCACGGCCTGTGCGCCGGACCCGCCGGGCGCTGGCTGGAAGGCGCGGTCCCGGCCTCGCCGGCCTACCCGTACCACCCGAACGCGGCGGGCATGGCGGCCGCCGCGGGGATCATCGGCGCCCGGCTCGGCTCGCCTTCCGGAACTCGCGGTTGA
- a CDS encoding succinate dehydrogenase/fumarate reductase iron-sulfur subunit, whose translation MKLTVRIWRQTGPATEGRLVPYPVDGVSPDMSFLELLDVLNQELIAAGEEPVAFDHDCREGICGSCGVVINGQAHGPERTTACQLHLRSFSDGEVVDVEPWRAKGFPIIKDLVVDRSALDRIVQAGGYVSAPTGSAPDAHATPVPKPDADLAFDNATCIGCGACVAACPNGSATLFTAAKVTHLSLLPQGQPERGQRVLDMVDAMDAEGFGGCTNTGECVASCPKGIPFASISALNREFRKASRAGRR comes from the coding sequence GTGAAACTCACCGTCCGCATCTGGCGGCAGACCGGCCCGGCGACCGAGGGCAGGCTGGTTCCCTACCCGGTCGACGGGGTCAGCCCGGACATGTCCTTCCTCGAGCTGCTGGACGTGCTCAACCAGGAACTGATCGCCGCCGGCGAAGAACCGGTCGCCTTCGACCACGACTGCCGCGAAGGCATCTGCGGCTCCTGCGGCGTCGTCATCAACGGGCAGGCCCACGGACCCGAGCGCACGACGGCGTGCCAGCTGCACCTGCGCTCGTTCTCCGACGGCGAGGTCGTCGACGTCGAACCGTGGCGCGCCAAGGGGTTCCCGATCATCAAGGACCTGGTCGTGGACCGGTCGGCGCTCGACCGGATCGTCCAGGCGGGCGGCTACGTCAGCGCTCCCACCGGCAGCGCCCCGGACGCCCACGCGACCCCGGTGCCCAAGCCGGACGCGGACCTGGCCTTCGACAACGCGACCTGCATCGGCTGCGGTGCCTGCGTGGCGGCCTGCCCGAACGGCTCCGCCACCCTCTTCACCGCGGCCAAGGTGACGCACCTTTCGCTGCTGCCGCAGGGACAGCCGGAACGCGGCCAGCGGGTGCTGGACATGGTCGACGCGATGGACGCCGAGGGCTTCGGCGGCTGCACCAACACGGGGGAGTGCGTGGCGTCCTGCCCGAAGGGGATCCCGTTCGCGAGCATCTCGGCCCTCAACCGCGAGTTCCGGAAGGCGAGCCGAGCCGGGCGCCGATGA
- a CDS encoding fumarate reductase/succinate dehydrogenase flavoprotein subunit — MADYLTGDPIADTKAPAVPLEKRWDERKFAAKLVNPANRRKHRVIVVGTGLAGGSAGATLAEQGYHVVQFCFQDSPRRAHSVAAQGGINAAKNYRNDGDSVYRLFHDTVKGGDFRSRESNVYRLAQVSAQIIDQAVAQGVPFAREYGGLLDTRSFGGVQVQRTFYARGQTGQQLLIGAYQALSRQIDAGNVELHARTEMLDLVVVDGRARGIVARDLVTGKIETHLADAVVLATGGYGNVFYLSTNAKGSNATAIWRAHKRGAYFANPCFTQIHPTCIPRSGEHQSKLTLMSESLRNDGRIWVPKEKGDTRPPAEIPEDERDYYLERLYPSFGNLVPRDIASRAAKNVCDAGFGVGPGGLGVYLDFADAITRLGRPAIEARYGNLFDMYQRITAEDPYAVPMRIYPAIHYTMGGLWVDYDLQSTIPGLFVIGEANFSDHGANRLGASALMQGLADGYFVLPATVNDYLGSTRLDDVLPEAVTPVETEVRERIERLLAIKGTRSVDSFHRELGVLMWDHCGMSRTREGLRKALDRVPELRAEFWRDVRIPGRGAELNQELEKANRVADFLELAELLLVDALAREESCGGHFREEHQTPDGEAERDDENFAYVAAWEYGEKPVLHREELVFDHVHPTQRSYT; from the coding sequence CGACACCAAGGCACCCGCCGTGCCGCTGGAAAAGCGCTGGGACGAACGGAAGTTCGCGGCGAAGCTGGTGAACCCGGCGAACCGGCGCAAGCACCGCGTGATCGTGGTGGGCACCGGACTGGCCGGCGGCTCGGCCGGTGCGACGCTCGCCGAACAGGGCTACCACGTCGTGCAGTTCTGCTTCCAGGACTCGCCGCGGCGGGCGCACTCGGTCGCGGCGCAGGGCGGCATCAACGCCGCGAAGAACTACCGCAACGACGGCGACTCCGTGTACCGGCTGTTCCACGACACGGTCAAGGGCGGCGACTTCCGCTCCCGGGAGTCCAATGTGTACCGGCTCGCGCAGGTGTCGGCGCAGATCATCGACCAGGCCGTGGCCCAGGGCGTGCCGTTCGCCCGCGAGTACGGCGGCCTGCTCGACACCCGCTCGTTCGGCGGGGTGCAGGTGCAGCGCACGTTCTATGCGCGCGGCCAGACCGGGCAGCAGCTGCTGATCGGCGCGTACCAGGCGCTGTCGCGGCAGATCGACGCCGGGAACGTCGAGCTGCACGCGCGGACCGAGATGCTCGACCTGGTCGTCGTCGACGGCCGGGCCCGCGGCATCGTCGCGCGCGACCTCGTCACCGGGAAGATCGAAACGCACCTCGCGGACGCCGTCGTCCTCGCGACCGGCGGCTACGGCAACGTCTTCTACCTGTCCACCAACGCGAAGGGCTCCAACGCCACCGCGATCTGGCGGGCGCACAAGCGCGGGGCGTACTTCGCCAACCCGTGCTTCACCCAGATCCACCCGACGTGCATCCCGCGCTCGGGTGAGCACCAGTCGAAGCTGACGCTGATGAGCGAGTCGCTGCGCAACGACGGCCGGATCTGGGTGCCGAAGGAAAAGGGCGACACCCGGCCGCCGGCGGAGATCCCCGAGGACGAGCGCGACTACTACCTCGAACGCCTCTACCCGAGCTTCGGCAACCTCGTACCGCGGGACATCGCTTCGCGGGCGGCGAAGAACGTCTGCGACGCCGGGTTCGGCGTCGGCCCCGGCGGCCTCGGCGTCTACCTCGACTTCGCCGACGCGATCACGCGCCTCGGGCGCCCGGCCATCGAAGCCCGCTACGGCAACCTCTTCGACATGTACCAGCGCATCACGGCGGAAGACCCGTACGCGGTGCCGATGCGGATCTACCCGGCCATCCACTACACGATGGGTGGACTCTGGGTGGACTACGACCTGCAGAGCACGATCCCCGGGCTGTTCGTGATCGGCGAAGCCAACTTCTCCGACCACGGCGCCAACCGGCTCGGCGCGTCGGCGCTCATGCAGGGCCTCGCCGACGGCTACTTCGTGCTGCCCGCCACGGTCAACGACTACCTCGGCTCGACCCGGCTCGACGACGTTCTCCCGGAGGCCGTCACGCCGGTGGAAACCGAGGTGCGCGAACGGATCGAACGGCTGCTGGCGATCAAGGGCACGCGGTCGGTCGACTCGTTCCACCGCGAGCTCGGCGTGCTGATGTGGGACCACTGCGGGATGTCCCGCACCCGGGAAGGCCTGCGCAAGGCGCTCGACCGCGTGCCGGAGCTGCGCGCCGAGTTCTGGCGCGACGTCCGCATCCCCGGCCGCGGCGCGGAACTCAACCAGGAGCTGGAAAAGGCGAACCGGGTCGCCGACTTCCTCGAACTGGCCGAACTGCTGCTGGTGGACGCGCTCGCCCGCGAAGAGTCGTGCGGCGGCCACTTCCGCGAAGAACACCAGACCCCGGACGGCGAAGCGGAGCGCGACGACGAGAACTTCGCGTACGTCGCCGCGTGGGAGTACGGCGAGAAACCCGTGCTGCACCGCGAAGAACTCGTCTTCGACCACGTCCACCCGACCCAGCGGAGCTACACGTGA